One stretch of Streptomyces sp. A2-16 DNA includes these proteins:
- a CDS encoding fumarylacetoacetate hydrolase family protein, with the protein MNAADATKAADALLAAERTGEACPPVRNLLPEGDIDAAYLVQRINVARGLEAGRRIAGRKIGLTSPAVQAQLGVGQPDFGTLFADMAVPDGGTVAAGRLIQPKVETEVALVLGADLPNRDCTVADVIRATAFALAALEIVDSRNADWDITIVDTVSDNASSGLYVLGGTPVPLSGLDLRAVRMTMTRDGASQPVSEGIGADCLGGPLNAAVWLASTLARAGDPLRAGDVVLTGALGPMAVAAPGNRFEARISQLGRISVQFAPEADAA; encoded by the coding sequence GTGAACGCCGCCGACGCCACGAAGGCCGCCGACGCGCTGCTGGCCGCCGAGCGCACCGGCGAGGCTTGTCCCCCCGTGCGGAACCTGCTCCCCGAGGGCGACATCGACGCCGCGTACCTGGTGCAGCGGATCAACGTCGCGCGCGGCCTGGAAGCGGGACGCCGCATCGCCGGGCGCAAGATCGGACTGACATCCCCCGCGGTCCAGGCCCAACTCGGCGTCGGTCAGCCGGACTTCGGCACTCTCTTCGCCGACATGGCCGTACCCGACGGCGGTACCGTCGCGGCCGGGCGGCTCATCCAGCCGAAGGTCGAGACGGAGGTCGCGCTCGTGCTCGGTGCGGACCTGCCGAACCGCGACTGCACGGTGGCGGACGTGATCCGGGCGACCGCCTTCGCGCTCGCCGCGCTGGAGATCGTGGACAGCCGCAACGCCGACTGGGACATCACCATCGTGGACACCGTCTCCGACAACGCCTCCAGCGGCCTCTACGTCCTCGGCGGCACACCCGTGCCGCTGTCGGGCCTCGACCTGCGTGCCGTACGCATGACGATGACACGCGACGGCGCATCGCAGCCGGTCTCGGAGGGCATCGGCGCCGACTGCCTGGGCGGTCCCCTCAACGCGGCCGTCTGGCTCGCCTCGACGCTGGCCCGCGCCGGAGACCCGCTGCGCGCCGGGGACGTGGTGCTCACGGGGGCGCTCGGCCCGATGGCGGTCGCCGCGCCCGGCAACCGTTTCGAGGCCCGCATCAGCCAACTGGGCCGCATCAGTGTGCAGTTCGCGCCGGAAGCAGACGCCGCATGA
- a CDS encoding alpha/beta fold hydrolase produces the protein MSTTTLRKGYASSRFGQLHYVECGEGEPVLLLHQTPRSWTEYVDVLPLVGARYRAIAMDTLGYGASAKPEGPHSVERFADGVTDLVDALGLDRFHLVGHHTGGVIAVEVAARLQDRVTSLMLSAAAFVDAEKRNGAGHGRIDHVDPKPDGSHLLELWNRRRSFYRPGEEAALTRYVIDALTVLNRVEEGHESLRRYIMEPRLPHITARTLAVCAPGDHYSLPSLAKFAASLGCETRVLSDGHAAAPEQVAEEFARTVLAWVSHHDGDNSA, from the coding sequence ATGAGCACCACCACGCTGCGCAAAGGCTACGCATCCAGCCGCTTCGGCCAGTTGCACTACGTGGAGTGCGGCGAGGGCGAGCCCGTACTGCTGCTCCACCAGACGCCGCGCTCCTGGACGGAGTACGTCGACGTCCTGCCCCTCGTCGGTGCGCGATACCGGGCGATCGCCATGGACACCCTGGGCTACGGTGCCTCCGCGAAGCCCGAAGGCCCCCATTCCGTGGAGCGTTTCGCCGACGGCGTGACCGACCTCGTCGACGCGCTCGGCCTCGACCGGTTCCACCTCGTCGGACACCACACCGGCGGAGTGATCGCCGTCGAGGTCGCGGCCCGCCTCCAGGACCGCGTGACCAGCCTGATGCTGTCGGCGGCCGCATTCGTCGACGCCGAGAAGCGCAACGGCGCCGGGCACGGCCGCATCGACCACGTCGACCCCAAGCCCGACGGCTCGCATCTCCTGGAGCTGTGGAACAGGCGGCGCAGCTTTTACCGGCCGGGCGAGGAGGCCGCACTGACCCGGTACGTCATCGACGCCCTGACCGTGCTGAACCGGGTCGAGGAGGGCCACGAGTCACTGCGCCGCTACATCATGGAGCCCCGCCTGCCACACATCACCGCACGCACCCTCGCCGTCTGCGCACCAGGGGATCATTACTCGCTTCCTTCGCTCGCCAAGTTCGCGGCATCACTGGGCTGCGAGACCCGGGTACTGTCCGACGGGCACGCGGCGGCACCGGAGCAGGTGGCGGAAGAGTTCGCCCGGACGGTACTTGCCTGGGTGAGCCACCACGACGGAGACAACAGCGCTTGA
- a CDS encoding PIG-L family deacetylase, with protein MPLRPAVAEGRAVTMTIADCSAAERVVAVVAHPDDAELLAYGTLRHFRRLGATVTVLCLTHGVNGVSLTDAARGARLTERERIDEAQAAWDGTGVEVTCLGLPDGALHPDRELISLVEGDLRARECNILITHSPSAGNDHQDHLAVGAAATNAATRVPTCHTVLYGEPHAPHSGFAPTVLVDITDFLDDKIKALARHTSQRGRWYLREDYIRHRAADAAWRLHPAYAAQGAAFEAFESPLLTLFPPALDRPQVR; from the coding sequence ATGCCTCTTCGGCCCGCGGTGGCCGAGGGCAGGGCGGTGACGATGACGATCGCGGACTGCAGTGCTGCGGAACGGGTGGTGGCCGTGGTGGCACATCCCGATGACGCCGAACTCCTCGCCTACGGCACGCTGCGGCACTTCCGCCGACTCGGTGCCACGGTGACGGTGCTGTGCCTGACTCACGGTGTCAACGGCGTCTCCCTCACGGACGCGGCCCGGGGGGCTCGTCTCACCGAGAGGGAGCGGATCGATGAGGCGCAGGCCGCCTGGGACGGAACCGGCGTGGAGGTGACCTGCCTCGGCCTTCCCGACGGGGCGCTGCACCCCGACCGTGAGCTGATCTCCCTGGTCGAGGGGGATCTCAGGGCCCGTGAGTGCAACATTCTGATCACTCACAGTCCCAGCGCCGGCAATGACCACCAGGACCATCTCGCCGTGGGCGCGGCCGCCACCAACGCGGCCACCCGCGTCCCCACCTGCCACACCGTGCTCTACGGCGAGCCCCACGCTCCCCACAGCGGTTTCGCGCCCACCGTTCTGGTGGACATCACTGACTTCCTCGACGACAAGATCAAGGCCCTGGCCAGGCACACGTCCCAGCGCGGGCGCTGGTACTTGCGCGAGGACTACATCCGCCACCGCGCCGCGGACGCCGCCTGGCGCCTCCACCCCGCCTATGCCGCCCAGGGAGCCGCGTTCGAGGCGTTCGAGAGCCCCCTGCTCACGCTGTTCCCCCCGGCGCTCGATCGACCCCAGGTGCGCTGA
- a CDS encoding AAA family ATPase: MLIVIGGLPGTGKTTLARLLAARLDAVHLRIDTIEQAIVRSGLAQHPVGPVGYVVGYALAEDHLRQGLTVIAESVNPLAITRDSWRNAGSRAGVSVAEVECICSDLEEHRKRVTTRSTDIPDLPLPDWQQVRRHHYEPWDRDHIVIDTAGEKPEESLAALLDHLSHASADAS; the protein is encoded by the coding sequence ATGCTCATCGTCATCGGCGGCCTGCCCGGCACCGGCAAGACCACGCTGGCCCGCCTCCTGGCCGCGCGCCTCGACGCGGTCCATCTGCGCATTGACACCATTGAACAGGCCATCGTCCGCTCTGGCCTGGCCCAGCACCCTGTCGGACCGGTCGGCTATGTCGTCGGATATGCCTTGGCCGAGGATCATCTCCGGCAAGGACTCACGGTGATCGCGGAATCGGTCAATCCCCTGGCCATCACGCGCGACAGCTGGCGCAACGCCGGATCCAGGGCTGGTGTCTCGGTCGCGGAAGTGGAATGCATCTGCTCAGACCTGGAGGAGCACCGGAAACGTGTCACCACCCGGTCGACCGACATCCCCGACCTTCCGCTGCCCGACTGGCAACAGGTTCGCCGCCATCACTACGAACCATGGGATCGGGACCACATCGTCATCGACACCGCTGGGGAGAAGCCCGAAGAGTCCCTCGCCGCGCTGCTCGACCATCTCAGTCACGCATCGGCGGACGCCTCATGA
- a CDS encoding alpha/beta hydrolase: METHTLETAGADLVYDVRGQLPATDGRPPLFMIGQPMDASGFTALAARFPERTVITYDPRGLGRSTRKDGRVDHTPQTQAGDVHAVIEALGAGPVEMFASSGGAITALEVVATYPADVTTLVAHEPPLITLTPDGPAAVRAWAGVREAYEKRGWGAGMAGFVAMTSWKGEFTDAYFAQPEADPAAFGMPVEDDGSREDPLLSDRSWAVSSYRPDAEAIAAAPTRVVIALGEESEDVLTGRTAVAAAELLGQRVSVFPSHHGGFMDGEFGYAGKPDEFAQRLRQVLDGAS, encoded by the coding sequence ATGGAGACTCACACACTCGAGACAGCCGGCGCCGACCTCGTCTATGACGTTCGCGGGCAGCTGCCGGCCACGGATGGACGCCCGCCGTTGTTCATGATCGGGCAGCCCATGGACGCTTCGGGCTTCACCGCGCTCGCCGCGCGCTTTCCCGAGCGGACCGTGATCACCTATGACCCGCGCGGCCTCGGTCGCAGCACCCGTAAGGACGGGCGGGTCGACCACACGCCGCAGACCCAGGCCGGCGACGTCCACGCCGTGATCGAGGCGCTCGGGGCCGGGCCGGTTGAGATGTTCGCCAGCAGTGGGGGAGCGATCACCGCGCTCGAGGTCGTGGCGACGTATCCGGCAGACGTGACCACCCTGGTCGCGCACGAGCCGCCGCTCATCACCCTCACGCCGGACGGCCCGGCGGCCGTGCGGGCGTGGGCCGGAGTCCGGGAGGCCTACGAGAAGCGGGGATGGGGGGCCGGGATGGCTGGCTTCGTGGCGATGACCTCGTGGAAGGGAGAGTTCACCGACGCGTACTTCGCACAGCCAGAGGCCGATCCCGCCGCGTTCGGGATGCCCGTGGAGGATGACGGCTCACGTGAGGATCCGCTGCTGTCCGACCGGTCATGGGCGGTCAGCAGCTATCGGCCGGATGCCGAGGCGATCGCCGCTGCGCCGACCCGCGTCGTGATCGCTCTGGGCGAGGAGTCCGAGGACGTGCTGACCGGACGCACCGCCGTCGCGGCTGCTGAACTGCTCGGACAGCGGGTGAGTGTGTTCCCGAGCCATCACGGCGGGTTCATGGACGGAGAGTTCGGATATGCGGGGAAGCCGGACGAGTTCGCGCAGCGGCTGCGCCAGGTCCTTGACGGCGCCTCGTAA
- a CDS encoding dihydrofolate reductase family protein: protein MSKVCTHMTMSLDGYVADPKDGTGELFGWYDAGDVTVPSADERWCFQVDANSAEMLRGVLAGAGALLCGRRLFDLTNGWNDKHPIGAPVVVVTHNSPEEAAKWPRTTFADGVAEGIARAKEIAGDKHVIIASADIARQALDLGLVDEVCVSLVPVLLGKGIPYFANLTSAPHRFDDPVVIQGKGATHLRYRVRR, encoded by the coding sequence ATGTCCAAGGTCTGTACGCACATGACGATGTCGCTCGACGGCTACGTGGCCGACCCCAAGGACGGAACCGGTGAGCTGTTCGGCTGGTACGACGCCGGCGATGTCACCGTGCCGAGTGCCGACGAGCGCTGGTGCTTCCAGGTCGACGCGAACAGCGCGGAAATGTTGCGCGGGGTTCTCGCCGGGGCTGGTGCACTCCTCTGCGGCCGTCGGCTGTTCGACTTGACCAACGGTTGGAACGACAAACACCCGATCGGCGCGCCAGTCGTCGTCGTGACCCACAACTCGCCGGAGGAGGCCGCGAAATGGCCGCGTACCACCTTCGCGGACGGCGTCGCGGAAGGTATCGCGCGCGCCAAGGAGATCGCCGGGGACAAACACGTCATCATCGCCAGCGCTGACATCGCCAGGCAGGCGCTTGACCTGGGACTGGTGGATGAGGTCTGCGTCAGTCTCGTACCGGTGCTGCTCGGCAAGGGAATCCCCTACTTCGCCAACCTGACCAGCGCACCGCACCGCTTCGACGACCCGGTCGTGATCCAAGGCAAGGGCGCGACACACTTGCGATACCGCGTGCGACGCTGA
- a CDS encoding glycoside hydrolase family 6 protein, producing MSYTRTSLLAALALVAGTTGTALLVGQAGAATSAVPCTVDYKVQSQWDTGFTAAVTVTNNAAAKSGWTVKWSYAGNQKVTNAWNAKVSQSGTAVTAANESYNGNLASGGSVSFGFNGSYSGSNAIPATFTLDGVTCNVSGGPTDPGPTDPGPTDPGPTDPGTPSGKANNPYTGAKVYVNPEWSAKAAAEPGGSKIANQPTAVWLDRIVAINGVNGGMGLRAHLDEALKQKGSGELVVQIVIYDLPGRDCAALASNGELGPNDLDKYKSQYIDPIASILSESKYAGLRIATVIEPDSLPNLVTNAGGTPTTTDACVAMKANGNYEKGVSYALDKLGTIPNVYNYIDAGHHGWLGWDSNLGPAVQEFAKVATTNGASVKDVTGFIVNTANYSPTKEPYLKVTDTVNGQTVRQSKWVDWNQYVDEQSFAQAMRDKLVAAGFESGLGMLIDTSRNGWGGTARPTGPGAQTTVDGYVDASRIDRRIHAGNWCNQSGAGIGERPTAAPAAGIDAYVWVKPPGESDGNSTAIPNDEGKGFDRMCDPTYGGNPRNGNNPTGALPNSPLAGRWFSAQFQELVKNAYPPLS from the coding sequence ATGAGTTACACCAGGACATCGCTGCTCGCTGCCCTGGCGCTGGTCGCCGGGACGACGGGGACGGCGCTCCTCGTCGGTCAGGCAGGCGCCGCCACCTCGGCCGTCCCCTGCACCGTCGACTACAAGGTGCAGAGTCAGTGGGACACCGGTTTCACCGCAGCCGTGACCGTCACCAACAACGCCGCCGCCAAGTCGGGTTGGACGGTGAAGTGGTCGTACGCCGGCAACCAGAAGGTCACCAACGCCTGGAACGCCAAGGTGAGCCAGAGCGGCACGGCCGTCACCGCGGCGAACGAGAGCTACAACGGCAATCTCGCGAGCGGCGGTTCGGTCAGCTTCGGCTTCAACGGCTCCTACAGCGGCTCCAACGCGATCCCGGCCACGTTCACGCTGGACGGCGTCACCTGCAACGTCAGTGGCGGCCCCACCGACCCGGGACCGACCGACCCGGGCCCCACCGACCCAGGCCCGACCGACCCCGGCACGCCCTCCGGCAAGGCCAACAACCCGTACACCGGCGCCAAGGTGTACGTGAACCCCGAGTGGTCGGCCAAGGCGGCCGCCGAACCGGGCGGCAGCAAGATCGCCAACCAGCCCACCGCCGTCTGGCTCGACCGCATCGTCGCCATCAACGGCGTCAACGGCGGCATGGGACTGCGCGCCCACCTCGACGAAGCGCTGAAGCAGAAGGGCTCAGGCGAGCTCGTCGTCCAGATCGTGATCTACGACCTGCCCGGCCGTGACTGTGCCGCCCTCGCCTCCAACGGTGAGCTGGGACCGAACGACCTCGACAAGTACAAGTCCCAGTACATCGACCCGATCGCGTCGATCCTGTCCGAGTCCAAGTACGCCGGTCTGAGGATCGCCACCGTCATCGAGCCCGACTCGCTGCCCAACCTGGTGACCAACGCCGGCGGCACCCCCACGACCACCGACGCGTGTGTGGCCATGAAGGCCAACGGCAACTACGAGAAGGGCGTCTCCTACGCCCTGGACAAGCTGGGCACCATCCCGAACGTCTACAACTACATCGACGCCGGCCACCACGGCTGGCTCGGCTGGGACAGCAACCTCGGCCCCGCGGTGCAGGAGTTCGCCAAGGTCGCGACGACGAACGGCGCGAGCGTGAAGGACGTGACCGGCTTCATCGTGAACACCGCGAACTACAGCCCCACCAAGGAGCCGTACCTCAAGGTCACCGACACGGTGAACGGCCAGACCGTGCGCCAGTCGAAGTGGGTGGACTGGAACCAGTACGTGGACGAGCAGTCCTTCGCCCAGGCGATGCGCGACAAGCTCGTCGCGGCCGGGTTCGAATCCGGCCTCGGCATGCTGATCGACACCTCGCGCAACGGCTGGGGCGGCACCGCCCGGCCCACCGGCCCCGGCGCGCAGACCACCGTGGACGGCTACGTCGACGCCAGCCGCATCGACCGGCGCATCCACGCGGGCAACTGGTGCAACCAGAGCGGTGCGGGCATCGGCGAACGGCCGACCGCGGCGCCCGCCGCCGGCATCGACGCCTACGTGTGGGTCAAGCCGCCGGGGGAGTCGGACGGCAACAGCACGGCCATCCCCAACGACGAGGGCAAGGGCTTCGACCGCATGTGCGACCCGACGTACGGCGGCAACCCGCGCAACGGCAACAACCCCACGGGCGCGCTGCCGAACTCGCCGCTGGCCGGACGCTGGTTCTCCGCACAGTTCCAGGAGCTGGTCAAGAACGCCTATCCGCCGCTGTCGTAA
- a CDS encoding glycoside hydrolase family 48 protein, whose amino-acid sequence MDPGRKRRTVRRLWAAVAVAFALPLSMLATGSTTANAAAVQCSVDYKTNDWGSGFTVDLTLTNRGTAAIDGWTLTYGYPGNQKLSNGWNGTWSQSGQTVTVKNAPYNGTIAAGAAVSTGAQFSYSGTNAAPTNFAINGTSCTGAHQPPITVLTSPAAGSTYSRGDAVPLAATAAAADGATISKVEFYDDTTLLGTDTTAPYSLSVSSLTVGSHSLLAKAYDSLGASAESTPVGITVASGPAVVTSTTQLAVQQGKTGTYEVKLSTQPSADVTVTTARTGGNSGLSVTGGASLTFTPSNWNTAQTVTVTANASGTGAATFESTAAGHGKASVTVTQIAATGTYNARFLDLYGKITNPANGYFSPEGIPYHSVETLIVEAPDHGHETTSEAYSYLLWLQAMYGKVTGDWSKFNGAWDIMERYMIPTHADQPTNSFYNASKPATYAPEEDTPNQYPTALDSSVPVGTDPLAGELKSTYSTDDVYGMHWIQDVDNTYGFGNTPGGKCEAGPTATGPSYLNTFQRGPQESVWETVPQPTCDAFKYGGKNGYLDLFTGDASYAKQWKFTNAPDADARAVQAAYWADLWAKQQGKGSAVSGTVAKAARMGDYLRYAMYDKYFKKIGNCVGPTTCPAGTGKDASHYLLSWYYAWGGSADTSGGWAWRIGSSYAHSGYQNPLAAYALSSSADLRPKSATGAADWSKSLQRQLEFYRWLQSDEGAIAGGSTNSWAGRYATPPAGKSTFYGMYYDQQPVYHDPPSNQWFGFQAWSMERVAEYYQQTGNAQAKAVLDKWVKWALSKTTINPDGTYQIPSTLQWSGQPDTWNASSPGANSGLHVTVADYTNDVGVAAAYAKTLSYYAAKSGDTAAKSTAKALLDGMWGNYQDSLGIAVPENRADYNRFDDSVYIPSGWTGTMPNGDAITSSSTFLSIRSFYKNDPAWSKIEAYLKGGAAPVFTYHRFWAQADIALAMGSYAELLE is encoded by the coding sequence ATGGATCCCGGACGCAAACGCAGAACGGTTCGGCGGCTCTGGGCCGCCGTCGCCGTCGCGTTCGCCCTGCCCCTGTCGATGCTCGCCACCGGATCGACCACCGCGAACGCGGCGGCCGTCCAGTGCAGCGTCGACTACAAGACCAACGACTGGGGCTCCGGCTTCACCGTCGACCTCACCCTCACCAACCGCGGCACCGCCGCGATCGACGGCTGGACCCTGACGTACGGCTACCCGGGCAACCAGAAGCTGAGCAACGGCTGGAACGGCACCTGGTCCCAGTCCGGCCAGACGGTCACCGTCAAGAACGCCCCGTACAACGGCACCATCGCCGCGGGCGCGGCCGTCTCCACCGGCGCGCAGTTCAGCTACAGCGGCACCAACGCGGCCCCGACCAACTTCGCGATCAACGGCACCAGTTGCACCGGTGCCCACCAGCCGCCGATCACCGTGCTGACCAGCCCGGCAGCCGGCTCGACCTACTCACGCGGTGACGCCGTCCCGCTCGCGGCGACCGCGGCGGCGGCGGACGGCGCGACCATCAGCAAGGTGGAGTTCTACGACGACACCACGCTGCTCGGCACCGATACGACGGCGCCGTATTCACTCTCGGTCTCAAGCTTGACCGTGGGCAGTCATTCCCTGCTCGCCAAGGCCTACGACAGCCTGGGCGCGTCCGCGGAATCGACGCCGGTCGGCATCACGGTCGCCTCGGGTCCCGCGGTCGTCACCTCCACCACCCAACTGGCCGTCCAGCAGGGCAAAACGGGCACGTACGAGGTGAAGCTCTCGACCCAGCCGTCGGCCGACGTCACGGTGACGACGGCCCGGACCGGCGGCAACTCGGGGCTGTCCGTGACCGGTGGGGCCTCGCTCACCTTCACTCCGTCGAACTGGAACACCGCGCAGACCGTGACCGTCACGGCCAACGCCTCCGGCACGGGCGCGGCGACCTTCGAGTCGACGGCCGCCGGGCACGGCAAGGCCTCGGTGACGGTCACGCAGATCGCGGCGACGGGCACGTACAACGCCCGCTTCCTGGATCTGTACGGCAAGATCACCAACCCGGCGAACGGCTACTTCTCCCCCGAGGGCATCCCCTACCACTCGGTCGAGACACTGATCGTCGAGGCGCCGGACCACGGACATGAGACCACCTCGGAGGCGTACAGCTACCTCCTGTGGCTGCAGGCCATGTACGGCAAGGTGACGGGCGACTGGTCCAAGTTCAACGGCGCCTGGGACATCATGGAGAGGTACATGATCCCCACCCACGCCGACCAGCCCACCAACTCCTTCTACAACGCCTCCAAGCCGGCCACCTACGCCCCCGAGGAGGACACGCCGAACCAGTATCCGACGGCGCTCGACTCGTCCGTACCGGTCGGCACCGACCCCCTCGCCGGCGAGCTGAAGTCGACCTACAGCACGGACGACGTCTACGGCATGCACTGGATCCAGGACGTCGACAACACCTACGGCTTCGGCAACACACCGGGCGGCAAGTGCGAGGCCGGGCCGACGGCCACCGGACCGTCGTACCTCAACACCTTCCAGCGCGGACCGCAGGAGTCGGTGTGGGAGACGGTTCCGCAGCCCACCTGTGACGCCTTCAAGTACGGGGGCAAGAACGGCTACCTGGACCTCTTCACCGGTGACGCCTCCTATGCCAAGCAGTGGAAGTTCACCAACGCCCCGGACGCCGACGCGCGTGCGGTGCAGGCCGCCTATTGGGCGGACCTGTGGGCGAAGCAGCAGGGCAAAGGCTCAGCCGTGTCAGGCACGGTAGCCAAGGCGGCCAGGATGGGCGACTACCTGCGCTACGCCATGTACGACAAGTACTTCAAGAAGATCGGCAACTGTGTCGGTCCGACCACCTGCCCGGCCGGTACCGGCAAGGACGCCTCGCACTACCTGCTCTCCTGGTACTACGCGTGGGGCGGTTCCGCCGACACCAGCGGAGGCTGGGCCTGGCGGATCGGGTCCAGCTACGCCCACAGCGGCTACCAGAACCCGCTGGCCGCGTACGCACTCAGCTCCTCCGCCGACCTGAGGCCCAAGTCGGCAACCGGCGCGGCCGACTGGAGCAAGTCGCTCCAACGGCAGCTGGAGTTCTATCGCTGGCTGCAGTCCGACGAGGGCGCGATCGCCGGCGGTTCGACCAACAGCTGGGCAGGCCGCTACGCGACCCCGCCGGCCGGAAAGTCGACCTTCTACGGCATGTACTACGACCAGCAGCCCGTCTACCACGACCCGCCGTCCAACCAGTGGTTCGGCTTCCAGGCATGGTCGATGGAACGGGTCGCCGAGTACTACCAGCAGACCGGGAACGCGCAGGCCAAGGCGGTCCTCGACAAGTGGGTCAAGTGGGCGCTGTCCAAGACCACGATCAACCCCGACGGCACCTACCAGATCCCCTCCACCCTCCAGTGGTCGGGCCAGCCCGACACCTGGAACGCGTCAAGTCCCGGCGCCAACAGCGGACTTCACGTCACCGTCGCCGACTACACCAACGACGTCGGCGTGGCCGCCGCGTACGCCAAGACCCTGAGCTACTACGCCGCCAAGTCCGGTGACACCGCGGCGAAGTCGACCGCGAAAGCGCTGCTGGACGGCATGTGGGGCAACTACCAGGACAGCCTCGGCATCGCGGTGCCGGAGAACCGAGCGGACTACAACCGGTTCGACGACTCGGTGTACATCCCGAGCGGCTGGACCGGGACCATGCCGAACGGTGACGCCATCACCTCGTCCTCCACGTTCTTGTCGATCCGGTCCTTCTACAAGAACGACCCGGCCTGGTCGAAGATCGAGGCCTACCTCAAGGGCGGCGCCGCGCCCGTGTTCACCTATCACCGGTTCTGGGCCCAGGCAGACATCGCCCTGGCCATGGGCTCGTACGCGGAACTCCTCGAGTAG
- a CDS encoding LacI family DNA-binding transcriptional regulator, whose product MGRRRPGAPTLEEVAAHARVGRGTVSRVINNAAGVKESTRRAVQQAIDELGYVPNLAARSLAGRRADAVALVMTEPDWRQFAEPFFSEIVTSLGDALTDTGMQLMLTLVRSDAERQRFLEYARGGRVDGVLLMSVHAGDPLPDMLAEARLPTVLLGRRSGDEYVSYVDMDNVGGARSAVSHLVQRGRRVIATITGPLDLHAAQCRLRGYEEALALAGLKVERTRVAESDFTAESGRRAMAELLDRHPDIDGVLAASDTTAAGALEALRAAGRRVPEDVALIGFDDFPLAQRTEPRLTTVRQPIEEVGRAMIRLLLEEMEEGAVAWRHVILRTELVVREST is encoded by the coding sequence ATGGGCAGACGGCGCCCGGGGGCACCGACGCTGGAGGAGGTCGCCGCCCACGCACGGGTGGGACGGGGCACGGTCTCCCGCGTCATCAACAACGCCGCGGGCGTGAAGGAGTCGACGCGTCGGGCCGTGCAGCAGGCCATCGACGAACTCGGTTACGTGCCCAATCTCGCGGCCCGTTCCCTGGCCGGACGGCGGGCCGACGCCGTCGCCCTGGTGATGACCGAGCCGGACTGGCGCCAGTTCGCGGAGCCCTTCTTCTCCGAGATCGTCACCTCGCTCGGGGACGCCCTGACCGACACGGGCATGCAGTTGATGCTGACCCTGGTGCGCTCGGACGCCGAACGACAGCGCTTCCTCGAGTACGCGCGCGGCGGCCGGGTCGACGGCGTCCTGCTGATGTCCGTGCACGCCGGCGATCCGCTGCCGGACATGCTCGCCGAGGCACGGTTGCCGACCGTGCTGCTGGGGCGCCGTTCCGGCGACGAGTACGTCAGTTACGTCGACATGGACAACGTCGGCGGAGCGCGCAGCGCCGTCTCCCACCTGGTGCAGCGAGGCCGCAGGGTGATAGCCACCATCACCGGGCCGCTGGACCTGCACGCCGCCCAGTGCCGGCTGCGCGGCTACGAGGAGGCGTTGGCGCTGGCAGGCCTGAAGGTCGAGCGGACCCGCGTCGCCGAGAGCGACTTCACGGCGGAGAGCGGGCGCCGCGCCATGGCCGAACTCCTTGACCGGCACCCGGACATCGACGGCGTCCTCGCCGCGTCGGACACCACGGCCGCGGGGGCCCTGGAGGCTCTGCGCGCGGCCGGCCGCCGGGTGCCCGAGGATGTCGCCTTGATCGGCTTCGACGACTTCCCGCTGGCGCAGCGGACCGAGCCCCGGCTGACCACGGTGCGGCAGCCGATCGAGGAGGTCGGGCGGGCCATGATCCGACTGCTCCTGGAGGAGATGGAGGAGGGTGCCGTGGCCTGGCGGCACGTCATCCTCCGTACCGAGCTGGTGGTCCGCGAGTCGACCTGA